One Hippoglossus stenolepis isolate QCI-W04-F060 chromosome 22, HSTE1.2, whole genome shotgun sequence DNA segment encodes these proteins:
- the mybpc1 gene encoding myosin-binding protein C, slow-type isoform X12, whose amino-acid sequence MPEPTKKDEMPNGQPEDDDHEAATTPSPTPQAEDANSVKKLSVDLPNDSVPVSAMGRKDSDGAVWSLGEGQNPDELDKPVVTPPLSTLLTEKPQGGTIPVGADISFVAKVECKDLLRKPTIKWFKGKWMDLASKTGKHLQLKETFDRLTKIHTFEMHIIKAKENYAGNYRCEVTYKDKFDSCSFDLEIKEAEQGSQNIDIRSAFKRSSEGQEDAGELDFSGLLKHRNQREPKQQDDTPEVDVWDILKNARPDEYEKIAFMYGITDLRGLLRRMKKIPREEKKSEAFAKKLDPAYQADKGGKIRLVVDLADPTVDLKWYKNGQEIRPTPNQRKYIFEQKGTLRIMVINNCSLNDDAAYSVAAGDEKCSTELFVKELPVKIVRGIEAVKTTVNERIELECEVSEEGAQVKWMKNGVEVPTGVRSRYRVKSEGTKHFLVIDDASREDTGTYSIMATGGTSEAHVKVDLKPLKIFQDLQDITVKLGQPIKMHCEIFPGNIPGRWYRNGQLIQPNDRINIIQRNKVHRLEIGTCSLHDAGDYTFVPEGYSQSLSAKIHIIDPPRVHLDSLNLPENTMTIVAGNKLRLEIPITGEPVPRVVWMKGERVILESGNRVRAETYGDQTSLTIDITEREDTGKYKIVLQNEAGEATASIKIKVVDIPDPPEAPMVPVVGGDWCSMTWEPPKYDGGSPILGYFIERKKKQSSRWMRLNFDLIKELLFEPKKMIEGVPYEVRIFAVNAIGVSKPSEPSKAFTPLAVTSEPTMLVVDDVTDTSVTVKWRPPETIGAAGLDGYLVEYCIEGTDDWVTSNNELTEKTKHTITGLIPGTKILVRVKAMNAAGSSTPRTLQHSVMVKEVIEPPKIRVPRHLKQTYTRRVGEAVNLVVPFMGKPRPKVLWLKDGKPIEPSHVNIRNTDCDSIIFIRKAERSHSGKYEMAVQVDNHVDTAIIDIQIIDLPGPPQCVTIEDVWGGNVALVWTQPKDNGNAPIIGYTIQKADKKTMEWFTCIEHYHRTCITITELVVGNEYFFRIYSENMCGLSEAATQTKKSALIMKEGLQVKTPEYNDHDFKEAPKFTQPLINTAAVAGYNATLNCSVRANPRPKVIWMKNKIMIVDDPRYRMFSNQGVCTLEIRKPSPYDGGLYTCKAINDLGEAQVECKLEVKGGFTFYELMQRGVPLNLIDKYMSEVKVVEQEK is encoded by the exons ATGCCAGAGCCCACAAAGAAAG atGAGATGCCAAACGGCCAGCCAGAAG ATGACGATCATGAAGCAGCCACTACCCCATCCCCAACACCCCAAGCAG AGGATGCCAATTCAGTCAAGAAACTCTCAGTTGATCTGCCTA ATGATAGCGTCCCTGTGTCAGCCATGGGGAGAAAAGACTCAG ACGGAGCAGTGTGGTCTCTGGGAGAAGGCCAGAACCCGGATGAACTGGACAAGCCCGTTGTCACCCCGCCGCTGTCCACCCTGCTGACAGAGAAACCTCAAGGTGGCACCATCCCAGTGG GGGCCGACATCAGCTTCGTGGCCAAGGTGGAGTGCAAAGACCTCCTCCGCAAACCCACCATCAAGTGGTTCAAAGGAAAATGGATGGATCTGGCCAGCAAAACAGGGAAGCACCTGCAGCTGAAAGAGACCTTTGACCGACTCACCAAG ATCCACACATTTGAGATGCACATCATCAAGGCCAAAGAGAACTATGCCGGGAACTACAGGTGCGAGGTCACCTACAAGGACAAGTTTGACAGCTGCTCCTTTGACCTGGAAATTAAAG AAGCTGAGCAGGGCTCACAGAATATTGATATCCGATCAGCTTTCAAAAGAAG CAGTGAAGGACAAGAGGATGCAGGCGAGCTTGACTTTAGTGGTCTCCTTAAACATAG AAATCAAAG GGAGCCGAAACAGCAGGACGACACCCCAGAGGTGGATGTGTGGGATATCCTGAAGAACGCCCGGCCTGACGAGTACGAGAAGATCGCCTTCATGTACGGCATCACAGATCTGAGGGGTCtgctgaggaggatgaagaagatcccgagagaggagaagaagagcgaAG cTTTTGCAAAGAAGCTGGACCCGGCTTACCAGGCGGATAAAGGTGGGAAGATCCGCCTGGTGGTCGACCTCGCCGACCCCACTGTCGATCTGAAGTGGTACAAGAACGGACAGGAAATCAGGCCCACTCCCAA TCAAAGGAA GTATATTTTTGAGCAAAAGGGAACACTGAGGATTATGGTCATCAACAACTGCAGCCTGAACGACGACGCAGCCTAttctgtggctgcaggagaCGAGAAGTGCTCCACCGAGCTGTTTGTCAAAG AGTTGCCAGTTAAGATCGTTAGAGGTATTGAGGCGGTGAAGACGACAGTGAATGAGAGGATCGAGCTGGAGTGTGAGGTGTCAGAGGAGGGTGCTCAGGTCAAATG GATGAAGAACGGTGTCGAGGTTCCCACAGGAGTGCGCTCCAGATACCGAGTGAAGTCTGAGGGAACCAAACACTTCTTGGTGATCGATGACGCCTCCAGAGAGGACACTGGGACATACTCCATCATGGCCACCGGGGGCACATCTGAGGCTCACGTAAAAGTCGACT TGAAACCACTGAAGATCTTCCAGGATCTGCAGGACATCACAGTGAAGCTGGGTCAACCAATCAAAATGCACTGCGAGATCTTCCCCGGCAACATCCCAGGCCGCTGGTACAGGAATGGACAGCTGATCCAGCCCAACGACCGCATCAACATCATCCAAAGAAATAA GGTCCACCGACTTGAAATTGGGACTTGCTCTCTCCACGATGCAGGAGATTACACCTTTGTACCTGAGGGATATTCACAGAGCCTCTCTGCCAAAATTCACATCATTG ACCCTCCGAGAGTGCACTTGGACAGCTTGAACTTACCAGAAAACACCATGACAATTGTGGCAGGGAACAAACTTCGCTTGGAGATCCCCATCACTGGAGAACCAGTGCCCAGAGTGGTGTGGATGAAGGGAGAGCGG GTCATTCTGGAGTCAGGCAACCGTGTCCGAGCTGAAACTTACGGTGATCAGACCAGCCTTACAATCGACatcacagagagggaggacacagGGAAATACAAGATCGTCCTGCAGAATGAGGCCGGTGAGGCCACGGCCAGCATCAAGATCAAGGTTGTAG ACATTCCTGACCCTCCAGAGGCTCCCATGGTTCCAGTAGTTGGGGGTGATTGGTGCTCTATGACATGGGAACCACCGAAATATGATGGGGGTTCGCCAATATTAG GCTACTTCAtcgagagaaagaagaaacagagcTCCAGATGGATGAGACTGAACTTCGACCTGATCAAAGAACTATTATTCGAACCCAAGAAGATGATTGAAGGCGTGCCGTATGAAGTGCGGATCTTTGCGGTCAATGCTATCGGCGTGTCTAAGCCCAGTGAACCATCCAAAGCCTTCACTCCCCTCG CTGTGACCAGTGAGCCCACCATGCTGGTTGTGGATGATGTCACAGACACCTCAGTAACTGTAAAGTGGCGTCCTCCTGAGACCATCGGAGCTGCCGGTCTGGATGGATACTTGGTGGAGTACTGCATAGAAGGAA CTGATGATTGGGTAACATCCAACAATGAGCTGACAGAGAAAACGAAGCACACCATCACTGGACTCattccaggcaccaaaatcttAGTTCGAGTCAAGGCCATGAACGCTGCAGGTTCGAGCACTCCCCGGACCCTTCAGCACTCCGTCATGGTCAAAGAGGTTATTG AACCCCCCAAGATCCGGGTCCCCCGCCACTTGAAGCAGACGTACACTCGTAGAGTCGGAGAAGCGGTCAACCTTGTGGTGCCATTTATG GGCAAACCCAGGCCAAAGGTCCTGTGGTTGAAGGACGGGAAGCCCATAGAGCCTTCCCACGTCAACATCCGGAACACAGACTGCGACAGCATCATCTTCATCCGTAAGGCAGAGCGCAGTCACTCTGGGAAGTACGAGATGGCAGTGCAGGTTGACAACCACGTGGACACAGCCATTATTGACATTCAAATCATAG ACCTTCCTGGACCTCCCCAGTGCGTCACAATTGAAGATGTATGGGGAGGAAATGTGGCTTTGGTGTGGACTCAACCAAAAGACAACGGCAACGCCCCAATCATAGGCTACACCATTCAAAAAGCAGACAAGAAGACAATG GAGTGGTTCACGTGCATCGAGCACTACCATCGCACCTGCATCACCATCACAGAGCTGGTGGTCGGGAACGAGTACTTCTTCAGGATCTACTCAGAGAATATGTGCGGCCTGAGCGAGGCCGCCACCCAAACCAAAAAGAGCGCCCTCATCATGAAAGAAG GCTTGCAGGTGAAGACGCCCGAGTACAACGACCACGACTTCAAGGAGGCGCCAAAGTTCACGCAGCCGCTGATCAACACTGCTGCCGTCGCGGGCTACAATGCTACTCTGAACTGTAGTGTCCGTGCCAACCCAAGG CCCAAAGTCATCTGGATGAAGAATAAGATCATGATTGTCGACGACCCGCGCTACCGCATGTTTAGCAACCAGGGAGTATGTACCCTGGAGATCAGAAAGCCCAGCCCCTATGACGGTGGCCTGTACACCTGCAAGGCCATCAACGACCTGGGAGAGGCCCAAGTGGAGTGCAagctggaggtcaaag GGGGCTTCACCTTCTACGAACTCATGCAACGCGGCGTGCCCCTCAACCTGATTGACAAGTACATGAGCGAGGTGAAGGTTGTCGAGCAggagaagtaa
- the mybpc1 gene encoding myosin-binding protein C, slow-type isoform X8 — MPEPTKKDEMPNGQPEESVAPESNGAPMPLPEISLEVSPPPEAVAEGQEPVETVGKMPEPPEPEPLQAVEAQEQSPTENGSNQPQPGGVGVTEQAEAANSAVKEEPGPCSPPQLDDDHEAATTPSPTPQAEDANSVKKLSVDLPNDSVPVSAMGRKDSDGAVWSLGEGQNPDELDKPVVTPPLSTLLTEKPQGGTIPVGADISFVAKVECKDLLRKPTIKWFKGKWMDLASKTGKHLQLKETFDRLTKIHTFEMHIIKAKENYAGNYRCEVTYKDKFDSCSFDLEIKEAEQGSQNIDIRSAFKRSSEGQEDAGELDFSGLLKHRNQREPKQQDDTPEVDVWDILKNARPDEYEKIAFMYGITDLRGLLRRMKKIPREEKKSEAFAKKLDPAYQADKGGKIRLVVDLADPTVDLKWYKNGQEIRPTPNQRKYIFEQKGTLRIMVINNCSLNDDAAYSVAAGDEKCSTELFVKELPVKIVRGIEAVKTTVNERIELECEVSEEGAQVKWMKNGVEVPTGVRSRYRVKSEGTKHFLVIDDASREDTGTYSIMATGGTSEAHVKVDLKPLKIFQDLQDITVKLGQPIKMHCEIFPGNIPGRWYRNGQLIQPNDRINIIQRNKVHRLEIGTCSLHDAGDYTFVPEGYSQSLSAKIHIIDPPRVHLDSLNLPENTMTIVAGNKLRLEIPITGEPVPRVVWMKGERVILESGNRVRAETYGDQTSLTIDITEREDTGKYKIVLQNEAGEATASIKIKVVDIPDPPEAPMVPVVGGDWCSMTWEPPKYDGGSPILGYFIERKKKQSSRWMRLNFDLIKELLFEPKKMIEGVPYEVRIFAVNAIGVSKPSEPSKAFTPLAVTSEPTMLVVDDVTDTSVTVKWRPPETIGAAGLDGYLVEYCIEGTDDWVTSNNELTEKTKHTITGLIPGTKILVRVKAMNAAGSSTPRTLQHSVMVKEVIEPPKIRVPRHLKQTYTRRVGEAVNLVVPFMGKPRPKVLWLKDGKPIEPSHVNIRNTDCDSIIFIRKAERSHSGKYEMAVQVDNHVDTAIIDIQIIDLPGPPQCVTIEDVWGGNVALVWTQPKDNGNAPIIGYTIQKADKKTMEWFTCIEHYHRTCITITELVVGNEYFFRIYSENMCGLSEAATQTKKSALIMKEGLQVKTPEYNDHDFKEAPKFTQPLINTAAVAGYNATLNCSVRANPRPKVIWMKNKIMIVDDPRYRMFSNQGVCTLEIRKPSPYDGGLYTCKAINDLGEAQVECKLEVKVQTQEL, encoded by the exons ATGCCAGAGCCCACAAAGAAAG atGAGATGCCAAACGGCCAGCCAGAAG AAAGTGTTGCCCCAGAAAGTAACGGCGCTCCGATGCCGCTACCTGAGATTTCCCTTGAGGTTTCTCCCCCGCCAG AGGCGGTAGCAGAGGGGCAAGAGCCAGTAGAGACTGTTGGGAAGATGCCAGAGCCCCCAGAGCCTGAGCCGTTACAGGCTGTGGAGGCTCAGGAGCAGAGTCCCACTGAGAATGGCTCAAACCAACCACAGCCTGGTGGGGTTGGGGTGACAGAGCAAGCAGAGGCCGCTAACTCGGCTGTAAAGGAAGAGCCGGGCCCTTGCTCTCCCCCACAACTTG ATGACGATCATGAAGCAGCCACTACCCCATCCCCAACACCCCAAGCAG AGGATGCCAATTCAGTCAAGAAACTCTCAGTTGATCTGCCTA ATGATAGCGTCCCTGTGTCAGCCATGGGGAGAAAAGACTCAG ACGGAGCAGTGTGGTCTCTGGGAGAAGGCCAGAACCCGGATGAACTGGACAAGCCCGTTGTCACCCCGCCGCTGTCCACCCTGCTGACAGAGAAACCTCAAGGTGGCACCATCCCAGTGG GGGCCGACATCAGCTTCGTGGCCAAGGTGGAGTGCAAAGACCTCCTCCGCAAACCCACCATCAAGTGGTTCAAAGGAAAATGGATGGATCTGGCCAGCAAAACAGGGAAGCACCTGCAGCTGAAAGAGACCTTTGACCGACTCACCAAG ATCCACACATTTGAGATGCACATCATCAAGGCCAAAGAGAACTATGCCGGGAACTACAGGTGCGAGGTCACCTACAAGGACAAGTTTGACAGCTGCTCCTTTGACCTGGAAATTAAAG AAGCTGAGCAGGGCTCACAGAATATTGATATCCGATCAGCTTTCAAAAGAAG CAGTGAAGGACAAGAGGATGCAGGCGAGCTTGACTTTAGTGGTCTCCTTAAACATAG AAATCAAAG GGAGCCGAAACAGCAGGACGACACCCCAGAGGTGGATGTGTGGGATATCCTGAAGAACGCCCGGCCTGACGAGTACGAGAAGATCGCCTTCATGTACGGCATCACAGATCTGAGGGGTCtgctgaggaggatgaagaagatcccgagagaggagaagaagagcgaAG cTTTTGCAAAGAAGCTGGACCCGGCTTACCAGGCGGATAAAGGTGGGAAGATCCGCCTGGTGGTCGACCTCGCCGACCCCACTGTCGATCTGAAGTGGTACAAGAACGGACAGGAAATCAGGCCCACTCCCAA TCAAAGGAA GTATATTTTTGAGCAAAAGGGAACACTGAGGATTATGGTCATCAACAACTGCAGCCTGAACGACGACGCAGCCTAttctgtggctgcaggagaCGAGAAGTGCTCCACCGAGCTGTTTGTCAAAG AGTTGCCAGTTAAGATCGTTAGAGGTATTGAGGCGGTGAAGACGACAGTGAATGAGAGGATCGAGCTGGAGTGTGAGGTGTCAGAGGAGGGTGCTCAGGTCAAATG GATGAAGAACGGTGTCGAGGTTCCCACAGGAGTGCGCTCCAGATACCGAGTGAAGTCTGAGGGAACCAAACACTTCTTGGTGATCGATGACGCCTCCAGAGAGGACACTGGGACATACTCCATCATGGCCACCGGGGGCACATCTGAGGCTCACGTAAAAGTCGACT TGAAACCACTGAAGATCTTCCAGGATCTGCAGGACATCACAGTGAAGCTGGGTCAACCAATCAAAATGCACTGCGAGATCTTCCCCGGCAACATCCCAGGCCGCTGGTACAGGAATGGACAGCTGATCCAGCCCAACGACCGCATCAACATCATCCAAAGAAATAA GGTCCACCGACTTGAAATTGGGACTTGCTCTCTCCACGATGCAGGAGATTACACCTTTGTACCTGAGGGATATTCACAGAGCCTCTCTGCCAAAATTCACATCATTG ACCCTCCGAGAGTGCACTTGGACAGCTTGAACTTACCAGAAAACACCATGACAATTGTGGCAGGGAACAAACTTCGCTTGGAGATCCCCATCACTGGAGAACCAGTGCCCAGAGTGGTGTGGATGAAGGGAGAGCGG GTCATTCTGGAGTCAGGCAACCGTGTCCGAGCTGAAACTTACGGTGATCAGACCAGCCTTACAATCGACatcacagagagggaggacacagGGAAATACAAGATCGTCCTGCAGAATGAGGCCGGTGAGGCCACGGCCAGCATCAAGATCAAGGTTGTAG ACATTCCTGACCCTCCAGAGGCTCCCATGGTTCCAGTAGTTGGGGGTGATTGGTGCTCTATGACATGGGAACCACCGAAATATGATGGGGGTTCGCCAATATTAG GCTACTTCAtcgagagaaagaagaaacagagcTCCAGATGGATGAGACTGAACTTCGACCTGATCAAAGAACTATTATTCGAACCCAAGAAGATGATTGAAGGCGTGCCGTATGAAGTGCGGATCTTTGCGGTCAATGCTATCGGCGTGTCTAAGCCCAGTGAACCATCCAAAGCCTTCACTCCCCTCG CTGTGACCAGTGAGCCCACCATGCTGGTTGTGGATGATGTCACAGACACCTCAGTAACTGTAAAGTGGCGTCCTCCTGAGACCATCGGAGCTGCCGGTCTGGATGGATACTTGGTGGAGTACTGCATAGAAGGAA CTGATGATTGGGTAACATCCAACAATGAGCTGACAGAGAAAACGAAGCACACCATCACTGGACTCattccaggcaccaaaatcttAGTTCGAGTCAAGGCCATGAACGCTGCAGGTTCGAGCACTCCCCGGACCCTTCAGCACTCCGTCATGGTCAAAGAGGTTATTG AACCCCCCAAGATCCGGGTCCCCCGCCACTTGAAGCAGACGTACACTCGTAGAGTCGGAGAAGCGGTCAACCTTGTGGTGCCATTTATG GGCAAACCCAGGCCAAAGGTCCTGTGGTTGAAGGACGGGAAGCCCATAGAGCCTTCCCACGTCAACATCCGGAACACAGACTGCGACAGCATCATCTTCATCCGTAAGGCAGAGCGCAGTCACTCTGGGAAGTACGAGATGGCAGTGCAGGTTGACAACCACGTGGACACAGCCATTATTGACATTCAAATCATAG ACCTTCCTGGACCTCCCCAGTGCGTCACAATTGAAGATGTATGGGGAGGAAATGTGGCTTTGGTGTGGACTCAACCAAAAGACAACGGCAACGCCCCAATCATAGGCTACACCATTCAAAAAGCAGACAAGAAGACAATG GAGTGGTTCACGTGCATCGAGCACTACCATCGCACCTGCATCACCATCACAGAGCTGGTGGTCGGGAACGAGTACTTCTTCAGGATCTACTCAGAGAATATGTGCGGCCTGAGCGAGGCCGCCACCCAAACCAAAAAGAGCGCCCTCATCATGAAAGAAG GCTTGCAGGTGAAGACGCCCGAGTACAACGACCACGACTTCAAGGAGGCGCCAAAGTTCACGCAGCCGCTGATCAACACTGCTGCCGTCGCGGGCTACAATGCTACTCTGAACTGTAGTGTCCGTGCCAACCCAAGG CCCAAAGTCATCTGGATGAAGAATAAGATCATGATTGTCGACGACCCGCGCTACCGCATGTTTAGCAACCAGGGAGTATGTACCCTGGAGATCAGAAAGCCCAGCCCCTATGACGGTGGCCTGTACACCTGCAAGGCCATCAACGACCTGGGAGAGGCCCAAGTGGAGTGCAagctggaggtcaaag tCCAAACTCAAGAATTGTGA